Part of the Cryomorphaceae bacterium genome is shown below.
TCGAACGAAGATTCTGCCACCGAGTGATGAAACCTCCCGAAATTATCAAAATGGCGCTGTGCGAATTGCGTGAGCTCCTGGCCGAATCGCTCCTGACTAAAACCACCCGAGCGCACCAGCATCAAATCACCCATAAAGGTGGTTACTCCTTCGGCTACATACCCCGTGCGGAAGTAATTCTCGCGGGTGAAGTCGTAAGGAAGCATTTCAAACGGTCTGATTTGCTTGATATTCCATGTGTGATACAGTTCATGACTGCTCACCGCCAGCAACTCGTAATAGCGCTCGTCGGTAAACAAAGCATAGGAAGGCCCCAACGAAATAACCGTGCTGTTGCTGTGCTCCACGCCGTGGTACACCTTGTCTGGCCGAGCCAAAATAAGGAAGTGATACTCAGGCACGGGAAAATCGCCAAAAGCCTCTATCTGTTTTTGGCTAAAAGCGGCAAAATCTGTTTTCAGCCGCTTCCAATCGGGCTTGCACTCACCGGCAAACCAAAGGTGAAAAAGGTACTTGCCGGTTTTGTAGGTGTCGTGCTGCAGCTTGTTCGAAGCGATGAACGGGCAGTCCATCAATTGCTGCACGTCCACAGCCTTCATGGTGTGCTTCCTGACCAGCTCAAGCCCGGTAGCCACCTCGTAATTTTTAGGAACTTTTAACTCAACCACAGAGGGACTGTGCATGGCATCAGGACGATACATGAGGCAGTTTACCGGATTGACGTAAAGCATATCGCCGTCCAGCCAGGTGCTTCCGGCGTTGAGTTCGGCGGCGTAATAGCGGTATTTCACTACAACACTCGTTGCTCCATCGGTTTGAACCATCCATGAGTCTTTGGTGGCTTTTTGAAACCGAAGGGCTTTGCCGCGAGAAGTCTGCGCTTCAAAATGCTGAATGTTTTTGGCAAAATTTCCCAGCTCATACCTTCCGGGGCGCCAGGCAGGCAATTGAAGCGGAAGTACATCCATTCCGCGAAGACCTTCAATACGAATGGCAATGTGCAGGTACTGCTGCGAAGCGTCGGGATAGCTTAGGGTATAGCGCATACTGTGTTTTGTTTGCGGCGAAATTAATCATTCAGCGGGGGTCTGAAAGGACAGCAAGAGCTGGCAGGGCAAACGCACTTAAAACTGTTTAGCCCAATTTATGCAATAGGAGGAGCGAGAAGCTCAGAACTACCTGCCTGCCGGTTTACCTGCCGGAGGCATGGCAGGCTGGCGCAACGAGCGCAAAGAAACTTGATTTCCATTCTAACGTGAAGTACCCAAAAACGTTGACACCATCCTGAAACCTCTCGAGAGTAAAAGCCACCGGAAAGTGTCTCCATTGGCAGCTTCTGGATTGATGTTCTAAATGCCTTTGCCCTGCAAGTGCTGGGCGTCCATTTTTTCTATTGACGGGATTGGGTTAACTTCGCCGGCACAAAAATCAAGACAGCCTTAAAAAAAGCCATATGAACTACGACGTGATTGTGCTGGGCAGCGGACCCGGCGGT
Proteins encoded:
- a CDS encoding M61 family peptidase; the protein is MRYTLSYPDASQQYLHIAIRIEGLRGMDVLPLQLPAWRPGRYELGNFAKNIQHFEAQTSRGKALRFQKATKDSWMVQTDGATSVVVKYRYYAAELNAGSTWLDGDMLYVNPVNCLMYRPDAMHSPSVVELKVPKNYEVATGLELVRKHTMKAVDVQQLMDCPFIASNKLQHDTYKTGKYLFHLWFAGECKPDWKRLKTDFAAFSQKQIEAFGDFPVPEYHFLILARPDKVYHGVEHSNSTVISLGPSYALFTDERYYELLAVSSHELYHTWNIKQIRPFEMLPYDFTRENYFRTGYVAEGVTTFMGDLMLVRSGGFSQERFGQELTQFAQRHFDNFGRFHHSVAESSFDMWLDGYTKGVPHRKVSIYNEGALLAVMCDLMLREATGNKHSLDDVMRALYEEYAQQDMGYTEEAYRSLLERFSGRSFKKFFEQYVNGTAGIEKDLKKCLRYVGLELKTDPARLYREHAWGLKAEWSQAKYTVTDIHPGSPAERAGLVYGDELLYFNNYRLDFNIEDWARYFEGEGIMSVKRGASLVQLPIKPDGKVWYKKYTVAKNRKAGKSQRKNYERWTHQKF